The following coding sequences lie in one Treponema socranskii subsp. buccale genomic window:
- the cas2 gene encoding CRISPR-associated endonuclease Cas2 codes for MMMLVSYDVAKDEKGEKRLRHVAKILENYGQRVQYSVFECLVDPAQWVALKSKLLNEINPNYDSIRFYALGANWERKVEHVGQKKPINPQGVLIL; via the coding sequence ATGATGATGCTGGTAAGTTATGATGTGGCAAAAGATGAAAAAGGGGAAAAGAGGCTTCGGCATGTGGCAAAGATTCTTGAAAATTACGGACAGCGCGTTCAATATTCCGTCTTTGAATGCTTGGTCGACCCTGCGCAATGGGTTGCGCTGAAAAGTAAATTGCTCAATGAAATAAATCCGAATTACGACAGCATCCGCTTTTACGCGCTCGGTGCAAATTGGGAGCGTAAGGTCGAACACGTAGGACAAAAAAAGCCGATCAATCCGCAAGGGGTTTTGATTTTATAA
- the cas1c gene encoding type I-C CRISPR-associated endonuclease Cas1c, with translation MQRFLNTLYITTQKTYLHKKGEAVEVVADRKVLALIPFITLDSIICFGNIFVSPFLLGAAPKYNITISFLTETGKFLARVQGPVAGNVLLRKEQYRISDDKEKSAALAKYFIIGKLANQKTVLQRSLRDHGEKIDVKRMQDAVALLGSNIDKAEKECDLDVLRGIEGDASKAYFSVFDELIISQKDGFKFEGRNRRPPLDAVNAMLSYVYTLLYHDMISALECVGLDPAVGFMHRDRPGRLSLALDLAEEFRSFFADRLVLSLINRNEVTPEQFEKTASGAVSMDEAARKTVITAYQKKKETVIQHPYVEKRMHLAILFHTQARLLARHIRGDIDGYPVYLWK, from the coding sequence ATGCAGCGCTTTCTTAACACGCTTTATATTACCACGCAAAAAACATATCTGCATAAAAAGGGGGAAGCGGTGGAAGTCGTTGCCGACCGCAAGGTGCTTGCGCTGATTCCTTTTATAACGCTCGACAGTATTATTTGTTTCGGGAATATTTTCGTCAGTCCGTTTTTGTTGGGCGCTGCGCCGAAGTATAATATTACGATAAGTTTTTTAACGGAAACGGGAAAATTCCTTGCACGCGTGCAGGGGCCTGTTGCGGGAAATGTGTTGCTTCGAAAGGAACAGTACAGAATTTCCGACGATAAAGAAAAGTCCGCTGCGCTTGCAAAATATTTTATTATCGGAAAATTGGCCAATCAAAAAACCGTGCTGCAGCGCTCGCTGCGCGATCACGGTGAAAAAATCGATGTCAAGAGAATGCAAGATGCCGTTGCGCTTTTGGGTTCGAATATCGATAAGGCGGAAAAAGAATGCGACTTGGATGTCTTGCGGGGAATTGAAGGCGATGCGTCGAAAGCATATTTTTCAGTCTTCGATGAATTAATTATTTCTCAAAAAGACGGATTCAAATTTGAAGGACGTAACCGGCGTCCTCCGCTCGACGCGGTAAATGCAATGCTTTCGTATGTGTACACGCTTTTGTATCACGATATGATAAGCGCTCTGGAATGCGTCGGTCTCGATCCTGCCGTCGGCTTTATGCACCGCGACAGGCCCGGCCGTTTAAGTCTTGCCCTTGATCTTGCTGAAGAGTTCCGTTCTTTTTTTGCCGACCGATTGGTTCTTTCGCTCATCAACCGAAATGAAGTTACCCCCGAACAATTTGAAAAAACCGCAAGCGGCGCCGTCAGCATGGATGAAGCGGCTCGCAAAACAGTAATTACCGCGTATCAAAAAAAGAAAGAAACCGTTATACAGCATCCATATGTAGAGAAGAGAATGCATCTCGCAATTTTGTTCCATACCCAAGCGCGGCTTTTGGCCCGGCACATACGCGGCGATATTGATGGCTACCCGGTATATCTTTGGAAATAA
- the cas4 gene encoding CRISPR-associated protein Cas4, translated as MYLESDYLLLSGLQHLRFCPRQCALIHIEQQWSENFFTAAGRVQHEKVHGNTAESRKTVKTERNLKIASALLGVTGCTDAVEFYSDGKIIPVEYKHGKPKENTSDEVQLCAQVICLEEMLDRTIDEGALFYFKIRRRILIPITDELRKETIELAERFHRFVADGKTPAAVYSKKCESCSFIDECFPESAGKNKSAVDYIRGRLRQAVSALDE; from the coding sequence ATGTACCTCGAATCCGACTACCTGCTGCTCAGTGGGCTTCAGCATTTGCGCTTTTGTCCGCGGCAGTGCGCGCTTATACACATTGAACAGCAATGGAGCGAAAACTTTTTTACGGCGGCAGGCCGGGTTCAGCACGAAAAAGTTCACGGCAATACGGCGGAGTCGCGTAAAACCGTAAAAACCGAGCGCAATCTGAAAATTGCCTCGGCTCTTCTCGGCGTTACCGGCTGTACCGATGCCGTGGAATTTTATTCCGACGGAAAAATCATTCCGGTAGAATACAAGCACGGAAAACCGAAAGAAAACACAAGCGATGAGGTACAGCTGTGCGCTCAAGTTATTTGCCTTGAAGAAATGCTCGACCGCACAATAGATGAAGGAGCGCTGTTTTATTTTAAAATTCGCCGGCGCATTCTCATACCCATTACCGATGAGCTGAGAAAAGAAACGATCGAGCTTGCCGAGCGCTTCCATCGTTTCGTTGCGGACGGAAAAACGCCTGCGGCCGTCTATTCAAAAAAATGCGAAAGCTGTTCGTTTATCGACGAGTGTTTTCCCGAATCCGCCGGCAAAAACAAATCGGCAGTCGATTATATCAGGGGTAGATTGCGACAGGCTGTTTCCGCGCTCGACGAATAA
- the cas7c gene encoding type I-C CRISPR-associated protein Cas7/Csd2, with product MSKLEKRYDFVLYFDVKDGNPNGDPDAGNLPRIDAETGNGIVTDVCLKRKVRNYVQTVKGCEAGYDIFVKEKAVLNDAINKMHEELGIDVTKNKDKKANGGDIEKGRVGMCKKFFDIRTFGAVLTTGANAGQVRGPVQFTFARSVEPIVSFEYTITRMAVTTADEAEKQGGDNRTMGRKYTVPYGLYRAYGFISPQFASATGFSQEDLELLWQALEKMFEYDRSAARGLMTTRRLIIFEHASALGSKPADELFNRIKAEHTGNTPARDFSDYTITLDGKPLSEVVTKIAL from the coding sequence ATGAGTAAGCTTGAAAAACGCTATGATTTTGTATTGTATTTTGATGTAAAAGACGGGAACCCTAACGGTGATCCCGATGCGGGAAATCTTCCTCGTATCGATGCGGAAACGGGAAACGGCATTGTTACGGACGTGTGTTTAAAACGTAAAGTAAGAAATTATGTTCAAACGGTAAAAGGCTGCGAGGCAGGCTATGATATTTTTGTAAAAGAAAAAGCCGTTCTCAACGATGCAATCAATAAGATGCATGAAGAACTGGGAATCGATGTAACCAAGAACAAGGATAAAAAGGCAAACGGTGGTGATATAGAAAAAGGGCGGGTAGGTATGTGTAAAAAGTTTTTCGATATTCGAACCTTCGGTGCCGTTTTAACTACCGGAGCAAACGCCGGGCAGGTTCGGGGTCCGGTACAGTTTACGTTTGCGCGATCCGTAGAACCTATTGTATCATTCGAATATACTATAACGAGAATGGCCGTAACAACAGCGGATGAAGCAGAAAAGCAAGGCGGTGATAATAGAACTATGGGGCGTAAGTATACCGTTCCCTACGGATTATACCGAGCCTACGGTTTTATCTCGCCTCAGTTTGCTTCAGCTACAGGATTTTCACAAGAAGATCTGGAACTTTTGTGGCAGGCGCTTGAAAAAATGTTTGAATATGATCGTTCTGCTGCGCGCGGGCTTATGACAACAAGACGGCTTATTATTTTTGAACACGCTTCTGCACTCGGTTCAAAACCTGCCGATGAGTTGTTTAATCGGATAAAAGCGGAACACACGGGAAATACTCCCGCACGCGATTTCAGCGATTACACGATTACGCTCGACGGTAAGCCTTTAAGCGAAGTTGTTACCAAAATCGCACTCTAA
- the cas8c gene encoding type I-C CRISPR-associated protein Cas8c/Csd1, whose product MILQALYEYAKRKGDALPEDGFEQVEIKYLIKIREDGSFVDLVSTIEDKKGKAYLLPQKVGRSGSKSWQSPFLLWDNIGFVLREPKEIKDDEKKQKEANAYAENQNNAFIKKIESLPEDVKEDRGVAAVLKFYTSNKVNGFDKVRSSEYWEECKKSNGNLSFILNAETDLVAQTPAVTAYQKSLTIQNDDVEDPGAEKVVGTCLITGEKSLIARLHTATPISGAKSIAKFVGFQKNSGYDSFGKEQSYNAPVSVSAMNAYTKALKYLIKTKHNHFRLGEDTIVFWAEKENKEYDFEGVFSVFFSKDFDSDDPDKSVKEVKNLFAAIYTGKLERIDSNFYVLCLSPNAARISVRFWETGKVKDFAERIQQHFVDFDIVHASGTSEYLNLYQILSATALEHKMDNVAPNLIGSVLQSILKGTPYPVSLLQQCIRRIRAEHKDPKRSKVTRERAAILKAYINRYNRFHGINEEVTVALDRNCKNKGYLVGRLFAVLEKVQQDTHQGLNATITDRYYGAASTNPVTVFPQLLKLNQHHLSNYGKEKQGLKTVREKELGEIINALDAFPAHLTLEEQARFAIGYYHEKQSFFEKNNKSEGETHE is encoded by the coding sequence ATGATTTTGCAGGCATTGTATGAATATGCGAAGCGCAAAGGAGATGCACTTCCTGAAGACGGCTTTGAGCAGGTTGAAATAAAATATTTGATTAAAATTCGTGAAGACGGTTCTTTTGTAGATTTGGTTTCAACTATAGAAGATAAAAAAGGAAAGGCCTATTTGCTTCCTCAAAAAGTTGGTCGTTCGGGATCGAAGTCGTGGCAGTCGCCATTTCTTTTGTGGGATAATATCGGCTTTGTGTTGCGGGAACCGAAAGAAATAAAAGATGATGAAAAAAAACAAAAAGAAGCCAATGCATATGCGGAAAATCAAAATAATGCGTTTATAAAAAAAATAGAATCGCTGCCGGAAGATGTAAAGGAAGACAGGGGCGTCGCTGCCGTACTGAAATTCTACACTTCAAATAAAGTGAACGGTTTTGATAAAGTTCGCTCGTCGGAATATTGGGAAGAATGCAAAAAATCTAACGGGAATCTTTCTTTTATTTTGAATGCGGAAACGGACTTGGTAGCGCAGACTCCCGCAGTTACGGCATATCAAAAAAGTCTGACGATACAAAATGATGATGTTGAAGATCCCGGAGCAGAAAAGGTTGTCGGAACTTGTTTGATCACCGGAGAAAAATCTCTTATCGCGCGGCTTCATACGGCAACCCCTATTTCAGGCGCAAAAAGCATTGCAAAATTTGTAGGTTTTCAAAAAAACAGTGGATACGATTCATTCGGGAAAGAGCAATCCTATAATGCGCCCGTTTCGGTGTCGGCGATGAATGCATATACGAAAGCGCTCAAATATCTTATAAAAACAAAACACAATCATTTTAGACTCGGTGAAGATACGATTGTGTTTTGGGCGGAAAAAGAAAACAAAGAATACGATTTTGAAGGAGTATTTTCCGTTTTCTTTTCAAAAGATTTTGATTCGGACGATCCTGATAAATCCGTAAAGGAAGTTAAGAATTTATTTGCGGCGATTTATACCGGAAAACTCGAACGTATCGATTCGAATTTTTATGTTCTTTGCCTTTCTCCGAATGCGGCTCGTATTTCCGTTCGTTTTTGGGAAACGGGCAAAGTAAAAGACTTTGCGGAGCGTATTCAGCAGCACTTTGTCGATTTTGATATTGTTCATGCGTCTGGTACTTCCGAATATTTGAATTTATATCAAATACTTTCTGCAACTGCGCTGGAACATAAAATGGATAACGTTGCGCCGAATCTTATCGGTTCAGTCTTGCAATCGATTTTAAAAGGTACACCGTATCCCGTTTCTTTACTGCAGCAGTGTATCCGGCGAATCAGAGCGGAACATAAAGATCCGAAGCGGTCAAAGGTAACCCGTGAACGGGCTGCAATACTAAAAGCGTATATCAATCGATATAATAGATTTCATGGTATAAATGAGGAGGTTACTGTGGCTTTGGACAGAAATTGTAAAAACAAAGGCTATCTTGTCGGACGGCTTTTCGCAGTCCTTGAAAAGGTTCAGCAGGATACGCATCAGGGGTTGAATGCAACAATCACCGATCGTTACTACGGTGCGGCATCGACGAATCCGGTAACGGTTTTTCCACAATTGCTTAAATTGAATCAACATCATTTAAGTAATTACGGGAAGGAAAAGCAAGGTTTGAAAACCGTCAGAGAAAAAGAACTCGGCGAGATTATAAATGCTCTGGATGCTTTTCCGGCACATCTTACTTTGGAAGAACAAGCTCGGTTTGCAATAGGATATTATCACGAAAAACAAAGTTTTTTTGAAAAAAATAATAAATCAGAAGGAGAAACTCATGAGTAA
- the cas5c gene encoding type I-C CRISPR-associated protein Cas5c has protein sequence MQEYFDKTFCLEVWGDYACFTRPEMKVERVSYDVITPSAARAVFEAIFWKPAFYWKIKKIEVLNKIKWINLRRNEVGAVASDKSDGIYIDELDSQGKLKYRQQRAGLFLKDVKYRIYADLVFIPPKKRKEIDNPLPEYLVDADEKEQLLSHGLAEEHTHENPAKYNAMFERRVKKGQCFFQPYLGCREFSCFFKLIDFEHDTATPIDETRDLGFMLYDMDYSDCENIKPAFFRAKLEHGTVVVPEWNSEEVRK, from the coding sequence ATGCAGGAATATTTTGACAAAACATTTTGTCTTGAAGTGTGGGGTGATTACGCGTGTTTTACCCGACCGGAGATGAAGGTCGAGCGTGTAAGCTACGACGTTATAACTCCTTCCGCTGCACGAGCCGTGTTCGAAGCAATTTTTTGGAAGCCGGCTTTTTACTGGAAAATAAAAAAAATCGAAGTGTTGAATAAAATAAAATGGATAAATCTGCGGAGAAACGAAGTCGGTGCCGTTGCAAGCGATAAAAGCGACGGTATCTACATAGATGAATTGGATAGTCAAGGAAAATTAAAATATCGGCAGCAGCGTGCGGGTCTTTTTTTGAAAGATGTAAAGTATCGTATATATGCGGACTTGGTTTTTATTCCGCCTAAAAAGAGAAAAGAGATTGATAACCCTCTCCCCGAATATCTTGTAGACGCTGATGAAAAAGAGCAGCTTCTTTCTCATGGACTGGCGGAGGAGCACACACACGAAAACCCTGCAAAATACAACGCAATGTTTGAGCGCCGCGTAAAAAAAGGGCAATGTTTTTTTCAGCCGTATTTGGGCTGCAGGGAATTTTCCTGCTTTTTCAAATTGATCGACTTTGAGCACGATACGGCAACCCCTATAGATGAAACGAGAGATTTAGGGTTTATGCTGTACGATATGGATTATTCCGATTGCGAAAATATCAAGCCCGCTTTTTTTCGTGCAAAGCTTGAGCACGGAACCGTCGTCGTCCCAGAATGGAACAGCGAGGAGGTGCGTAAATGA
- the cas3 gene encoding CRISPR-associated helicase Cas3' — MGCTEIIAHITENGKVQTLSEHAKAVAELASGFAAEFNNADWAAAAAMWHDLGKAHPLWQKYIRGEGQRTVNHSEAGAQYAYCNMQTRKPLEKTISYLIAGHHAGLPDWYAGSGKNLKSIFDRNDYEEIIKIPEIKDICDFKLPSSMPFGLNKPSPDLFEHLHLWVRMLYSCLVDADFLDTERFMNPEQFKLRGKFVDLTELKKRFDVYMNEKTAHTQASRLNEIRVGVLASCRKKARCKPGFFSLNVPTGGGKTLSSMAFALEHALAHNRRRIIVAIPYTSIIEQTAKVYKYGTDVDMLIEEYKKQDKYLFGEENVLEHHSNFDFDKKNEADILQRQKLATENWDAPVIVTTNVQLFESLFNAHSAHCRKLHNIVNSIIILDEVQMLPPDYLKSILSVLRGLVEYFGVTVVLCTATQPAFEGTIGSDTVRFDGIPRDLITPIIDNSEELAKELKRVKINTDYVREKIPDWQGVADKLCSFEQVLCIVSTRKDCRALHTLMPEGTIHLSALMCAEERSEIISDIKNKLRNGETVRVVSTQLVECGVDMDFPVVFKALSGMDSIAQAAGRCNREGSIKDLGAVSVFSPPSRIPPGLLRKGADATKSILEKYDYKVELTPELYKEYFKLYFGSVNDFDKPDFESAMKKESKHENFQFRTLSDAYHLIDSSYQGSVIIRYTSPKTGKSNAALIDKLIADGPDRKLLRALGRYSVNLPLKEITQLLGKGRLIQPFDDIAVYVQNQTDRNLYQPGLGLVADSLESFGTYIF; from the coding sequence ATGGGGTGTACTGAAATCATTGCGCATATTACCGAAAACGGAAAAGTCCAAACATTATCGGAACATGCAAAGGCTGTTGCCGAATTGGCCTCAGGTTTTGCAGCGGAATTTAATAATGCCGATTGGGCTGCGGCTGCGGCTATGTGGCACGATTTAGGAAAAGCGCATCCTTTATGGCAAAAGTATATACGAGGTGAGGGGCAGCGAACGGTAAACCACAGCGAAGCGGGCGCGCAGTATGCATATTGTAACATGCAAACGAGAAAACCGCTTGAAAAAACGATTTCATATTTGATTGCCGGCCATCATGCAGGTTTGCCCGATTGGTACGCGGGTTCGGGTAAAAACCTTAAATCGATTTTCGATCGTAATGATTATGAAGAGATTATAAAAATACCCGAAATTAAAGATATTTGTGATTTTAAGCTCCCTTCATCGATGCCCTTCGGTCTTAATAAACCGTCTCCGGATTTATTCGAACATCTGCATTTGTGGGTGCGTATGCTCTATTCATGTCTTGTCGATGCGGATTTTCTCGATACCGAACGATTTATGAATCCGGAGCAATTTAAACTTCGCGGTAAGTTTGTCGACTTAACTGAGTTAAAAAAAAGATTCGACGTTTATATGAACGAAAAAACCGCACACACACAGGCATCAAGGCTGAATGAAATTCGCGTAGGAGTTTTAGCATCATGCAGAAAAAAAGCTCGATGCAAACCCGGCTTCTTTTCGCTGAATGTTCCTACCGGAGGCGGAAAAACGCTTTCTTCTATGGCCTTCGCATTGGAACACGCGCTTGCACACAATAGGCGGAGAATTATCGTTGCGATTCCGTATACCAGTATCATTGAACAAACGGCAAAGGTGTATAAGTACGGTACCGATGTTGATATGCTTATTGAAGAATATAAAAAGCAAGATAAATATCTTTTCGGCGAAGAAAATGTGCTCGAACACCATTCGAATTTCGATTTTGATAAAAAGAATGAAGCTGACATTTTGCAGCGGCAAAAACTTGCAACTGAAAATTGGGATGCTCCGGTTATTGTAACGACGAATGTGCAGTTGTTTGAGTCGCTGTTCAACGCGCATAGTGCGCATTGCCGTAAATTGCATAACATAGTCAATTCGATAATTATACTGGACGAAGTTCAAATGCTTCCCCCGGATTATTTAAAATCGATTTTATCCGTTCTGCGAGGATTGGTAGAATATTTCGGCGTAACGGTTGTACTTTGTACCGCAACACAACCGGCTTTTGAAGGGACAATAGGTTCCGATACAGTACGCTTTGACGGAATTCCCCGTGATTTAATAACTCCGATTATCGATAACTCTGAAGAATTGGCAAAAGAATTAAAACGGGTAAAGATCAATACCGATTACGTACGCGAAAAAATACCCGACTGGCAAGGCGTTGCCGACAAGTTGTGTTCTTTTGAACAGGTGCTTTGCATTGTGTCAACCAGAAAAGATTGCCGGGCACTGCATACCCTTATGCCCGAAGGAACAATCCATCTCTCGGCGCTTATGTGCGCGGAAGAACGCTCCGAAATTATTTCGGATATAAAAAATAAATTGCGAAACGGTGAAACCGTTCGCGTGGTCAGCACTCAGCTTGTGGAATGCGGCGTTGATATGGATTTTCCCGTAGTATTTAAAGCTTTGTCGGGGATGGATTCTATCGCTCAAGCTGCCGGAAGGTGCAACCGTGAAGGCAGTATAAAAGATTTAGGGGCTGTCTCTGTATTTTCTCCGCCGTCGCGTATTCCTCCGGGATTACTTAGGAAGGGGGCTGATGCAACAAAGTCCATTCTTGAAAAGTATGATTATAAGGTTGAACTTACGCCGGAACTCTATAAAGAATATTTTAAACTGTATTTTGGTTCCGTAAATGATTTTGATAAACCGGATTTTGAGTCCGCCATGAAAAAAGAATCGAAACACGAAAACTTTCAGTTCAGAACTTTGTCGGATGCTTACCATCTGATAGACAGTAGTTATCAAGGTTCGGTTATAATACGGTATACATCGCCGAAGACGGGGAAAAGCAATGCCGCGCTCATAGACAAGTTGATTGCCGACGGACCCGACAGAAAATTGCTGCGGGCCTTAGGCAGGTATTCGGTAAATTTACCTTTAAAAGAAATAACGCAGCTGCTGGGAAAAGGCCGTTTAATTCAACCTTTCGACGATATAGCCGTTTATGTCCAAAATCAAACCGACCGGAATTTATATCAACCGGGACTCGGACTTGTTGCCGATTCGCTCGAGTCGTTCGGTACCTATATATTCTAG
- a CDS encoding helix-turn-helix transcriptional regulator: MAKKLKKDREEKVKVFRILKIDEIIRSGKFPNASYLCKKFEVSRSTIMRDIDFLRDRYNAPLEYDEAKRGYYYTDPTFFIKSVMLSEGDLFAVSAVIPLLEQYRNTPLESSMKNIFDTIINLMPEEVSVDSFFLSGDLSFISDPLPQIDNGVFYAIFEALKMQSTLAFEYKSLGDKTYRVRLAQPYHVICQKGNWYMLAYCLKHKKYRIFAFSRMKNPKTTEERFDRPKDFNPKKYFDSEFGVWNTAGAPVKIELLFDEKINTYILERSWHPTQCLRHNKDGSVYLSFKTNQLPEALHWVMSFGSAVTVLNPPELIEAVKAEVRKMGKLYWASRKTHL, translated from the coding sequence ATGGCAAAAAAGTTGAAAAAAGACCGTGAAGAAAAAGTAAAAGTTTTTCGCATTCTCAAAATCGACGAAATTATCCGCAGCGGGAAATTTCCGAACGCATCGTATCTGTGTAAAAAGTTTGAAGTGTCGCGCAGTACGATTATGCGCGATATCGATTTTTTGCGCGACCGGTACAACGCACCTCTTGAATACGATGAGGCAAAGCGCGGGTATTATTATACCGATCCGACGTTTTTTATAAAAAGCGTCATGCTTTCCGAAGGCGATCTGTTTGCGGTGTCGGCGGTTATTCCGCTGTTGGAGCAATACCGAAATACGCCGCTCGAATCGTCTATGAAAAATATTTTCGATACGATTATAAATCTTATGCCCGAAGAAGTTTCCGTCGATTCGTTTTTTTTGTCGGGCGATTTAAGCTTTATAAGCGATCCGCTGCCGCAGATAGACAACGGCGTTTTTTATGCGATTTTCGAAGCTTTGAAAATGCAGAGTACGCTTGCATTCGAATACAAATCGCTCGGAGATAAAACCTACCGTGTGCGGCTCGCCCAGCCCTATCATGTGATTTGCCAAAAAGGGAACTGGTATATGCTCGCGTATTGTTTGAAACACAAAAAGTACAGGATATTCGCATTTTCGCGGATGAAAAATCCGAAAACGACGGAAGAGCGTTTTGACCGCCCGAAAGATTTTAATCCGAAAAAATATTTCGACAGCGAATTCGGCGTTTGGAATACCGCCGGCGCTCCGGTAAAGATAGAGCTTTTGTTCGACGAAAAGATAAATACGTATATTTTGGAACGCAGCTGGCACCCGACGCAATGCTTGCGGCACAACAAGGACGGCAGCGTATATCTTTCATTTAAAACGAATCAGCTGCCGGAAGCGCTTCATTGGGTTATGAGCTTCGGGAGCGCGGTTACCGTGCTCAATCCGCCGGAGCTTATCGAAGCGGTAAAAGCGGAAGTTCGAAAGATGGGTAAATTGTATTGGGCATCTCGAAAAACTCACCTTTAG